The genomic interval TAAATAAGCTTAATATATATTAAATATTGCTCTTACGACGGTTACAATCGGCACATAGCATTTGACAGTTTTCAGCGGTCGTCCTACCACCTTTGCTCCAAGGGGTTATATGGTCGGCTTGCATATCATTTAACCGAACTCCCGATGAAATGTATCAATCATTCCAGGTCGTTGACTTGGTGAATCAAGCGGCGTGATACACCTTAAACTGCTGTAAAAAGTGTGTTGACAAAAGGGCGCATTATAATCTAGCTATTTGATTTCGCCACAGAACAAAGCAATAATAACTACAGGCCCCGAAATCGTTAAAGGCTTATTCCTTCATTTTCTTTTTTCGATTTCTTTTCGTTTTGTATTGATATTTCAGGAGCATATTAACCCCTTGCCGACATCGATAAAAGGCTGGCAGAACTGCAGGAGGAGCTTTTGAAGCGGACCGCCGCCCGGGCCGACTACGACGACGTGGCCGACGAGATTTACCGCCTGCGGGAGGAAAAGCAGAAGCTCCAGTTGGAAGCCGCCGGGCGGGACGAGCAGAAAAAGCGCATCGCTGATATGGACACTTTCCTCCGGGAGCAACCCGTCGCCCTCACCGAATACGACGAATCCCTTGTTCGGCGGTTGGTTGAAAAGGTTACCATATACGAAGATAAATTCACGGTGGAATTTAAGGCTCATATTTGCTGGATTATTCCCAAGAATGTAGTTTATAACAGAATTCGCAAAGTTTTTATAAGTAGTTTTTTTAGCTGCAGTTCCCACAGCTGGATAATCTGCCCATATTTTTGCAAGAAAAGCAGTTGCAGAAGCATATCTCAAAACGCCCCACGAATCAAGATATGGAAGTCCACCGGGTGTATAAGTTATACCACCTCCCTTCATCCACCAGTCAAGATATCTTTCAACCCATTCAACATAAACTTTCTTTCCAGTTATTTGCGCAAGTTTTAGTATAGCTCCATATTTCTTATCATCCCAGCATTGTGTCCACTTATAGTCAGAAGCATTCAAATTTGCAAAATATGTTTCTGCCTTCTGTAAATAAGTTTTGTTGGCATTTGTATCTGCAAGGTAAATCCATATTGCAGCCCAGACAAGTTCATCATAAAAACCACTCCAGGAGTTATAAAAACCATTGGCTGCAGTATAATCAGCATCACTCTTTGCATTTTCAGCAAGAGCATACAAAGCCTTAGCTGTATTTATGTCTCCGCCACCTATACCTGTAATATGAGAAAGAGCAAAAACAGCGGCTTCATTTGCAAGAACACATGAAATATTTTTTCCAGCATAGCTTGGTCTTGTGCCTGTTTGAAGTTCTGGAGGTCCCCAGTAAGCATGGTCAGCTCCACCATCTCCAACCTGATAAATTATGCTTCCACTTGTTCCACAGACAGGCTTCAAACATCTGATGGTACATGTATTCATGCATTGTTTCGGAACCGGCCTTTATTAAACCTGTACGCATATCATACATATCAGTGATTTCGGAAAAAGTCTTTATCATTTCTTCATTGCTGTCTTGCCTTTCCATGGCTTTTTCAATAAGCTTGTTTTTTTCCTCTTTAAAATTTCCGTAAAAAACATTCACAATTTCCTTTTTCTTATATCCTGCATTCCCTTCAGCTATTATGGATATAACGCCCCTGACAGAGTCGTCAGTTTCAACGGAAACAACTTTCAAAACTTCTGCAAATATGGTACTGACCGTCCTTCCCAAAGCAGTTTTAACGGTAACTTTAACCGGAACGTTTTTACTATAAGGCATAGACTTCGGCAATATAATAAAGCTTACTTTTTCCCCGGGTTGATAAAATGCTTTCGAAGGAATAATGGCATAGCCAAACTTCAAATAATTCAGCACATTCCTGTCTAAAAACCGTTTGTTTGTTTTATTGGAAATAAATTCGTCAAAGGGAGTAACTACAAAAGTGAAAAACCTCGTTGCAATCGAAAGCATTCTGTTTCGTACAAACATGCTCCTCTCCACTAATACAGCATTATTCCCCTTGTTTAATTTAAAAATAAAGGCAGAATTTTTTGCAAAGTAGTTGGGATTTCCGCTAACGCATAACTCCCCATTAATCCAAACCCTTATAGGCGACGGCAGGTTTGTTGATATATGTACCAACACCTCTTTATCATCATTGCTAAAGATATTGCAAAGACAATACACCATCTTCTCTTTGCCTTTTTCGCAAGCATTTTTAAAGAGTTTCTCCGGAGAATTATAGTGGTAAAAGGACCTTTCATGATCTGAAATATAATATCTCCAATTACTTTCTATCTCTTCATCTGAAAGGTTGTCCGCTTCATTTTCAGATATAACGATCCCATTTTCGCTTATATAGGGATCAACTCCGTTTTCATTTAAAACATCAACAATCTCTGCTTTAACAAGCCATCTGTTGAGTATGGCTTTTTTGTCTCCTGAAAAAGTTACAGGATAGTGCAATGCTGACTCAATAACTTTATTTAGATAATCTTGAACACCCATTATAAAAAACCCCGCTAAAATATCAGTTTATTTACAGTTCCCGCTATAAACCTTACAGGGATGGTATCGCAGAATCCAACTGTCGCTGCATATGCTGCAGCAAAATATGTACTGCTTTTATACAACATTTTCCACCTCTTTTTTGTGGATCAATTCATGCTTGTAAAGATTGTAGTACTCGCCTTTTAGCTTTAATAATTCCTCATGTCTGCCTTTTTCAACAATCATTCCGTCTTTAAGAACCAGAATCAAATCTGCATTAATAATTGTAGACAGTCTATGGGCTATTATTAAAACTGCTGTGTCTTCTTTAAACTCAAAAATTAGTTTCATAACTGCTTTTTCCGATATATAGTCGAGTGCAGATGTAGGTTCATCCAGGATTAAGACATCAGGCTTTTCCGGAATCATTGCTCTGACCAGGGAAAGCCTCTGCTTCTGGCCTCCCGAAAATGTGATAAAATCATTGTTAATCTGCGTTTCATAACCGTTTTCACGGCTTGTTATAACATTATCGAGTTCAAGCCTTTTAGTCAACTCCATCATCCTGTCTTTTGAACCTTTTTGGGAACCGTATAACAAATTTGCGGAAATTGAATCGGAAAAGAAGAAACTATTCTGAGGGGCATAACTTATTGATTCCCTCCATAAGCCTCCATCCAGCTTTGCCAGATCAATGCTGTCATTTATCAATATTTTACCGGAACACGGTTTATAAAATTTTAAAAGCAACTCACACAAGGTTGTTTTTCCCCCTCCACTGACACCCACCAGTGCTGTTACCTTTCCTTTCTCCAAAGTGAAGGATATATCTTTAAGAACACTGCTTCTGTTCGGATAATTAAATGATATATTTTGGAAGCTGATTTTTTCAACACGGGGAATGTTTTTTTCTCCTGCTTGATAGTCATCCTCATCAATATTCAGTATTTCATCAACACGTTCTTTTGAAATTTTAAACTTTTTAAAATCCTGTACAAAAGTACTGTAACTGTTCAAAACCTCAATGAGCGGAAAATAATAGGCCAATGCTGCAACCAAGTCCCCTAAACTGATACGGTCATTTACAAGCAGCCATCCCGCATATAAATACAAAGCACCGCTTATTATTGATCGAACCAATGAAGAAACAAAATCATTGATAAAGGTAATCGTAGCATTTTTCGTCTCGGTTGCAAATTCTTCGTCAAGTAATTTTTTCAGTTTTTCGCACTCCCACTCCGAACAACCCGAAAGTCTGGTTAAACTTAATATTTGTATGCGTTCGCGAATGAACTCATTAAATTTCTCACGGGTTGTTATTGATTTTCTGTATAATTTAGAAATCATGGGAGATATCTTTTTCGATTGAATTACATACAGCAAACCACACACAAATACAAATA from Treponema sp. J25 carries:
- a CDS encoding glycoside hydrolase family 9 protein, which produces MKPVCGTSGSIIYQVGDGGADHAYWGPPELQTGTRPSYAGKNISCVLANEAAVFALSHITGIGGGDINTAKALYALAENAKSDADYTAANGFYNSWSGFYDELVWAAIWIYLADTNANKTYLQKAETYFANLNASDYKWTQCWDDKKYGAILKLAQITGKKVYVEWVERYLDWWMKGGGITYTPGGLPYLDSWGVLRYASATAFLAKIWADYPAVGTAAKKTTYKNFANSVINYILGNNPANMSLKFHREFIFVYGNLFNQPPNKGFVVFGEGDGLLPEESVHISDALFLLVPPGGFQLELLLFLPQAVNLVGHVVVVGPGGGPLQKLLLQFCQPFIDVGKGLICS
- a CDS encoding ABC transporter ATP-binding protein; translation: MKRALVARIILCIILFQIVSLSYPLLTGLLVDRLVKKEWNLYIYCLTAVLFIPFAQGFLEWRKARGLTVWSEQNAAQLRLKLISKLFNVPIHYFSFSKTGEIITRCTDDVKQFIHYQNMKFQAFEKLLILVFVGAVLGYKNIMFMLFVFVCGLLYVIQSKKISPMISKLYRKSITTREKFNEFIRERIQILSLTRLSGCSEWECEKLKKLLDEEFATETKNATITFINDFVSSLVRSIISGALYLYAGWLLVNDRISLGDLVAALAYYFPLIEVLNSYSTFVQDFKKFKISKERVDEILNIDEDDYQAGEKNIPRVEKISFQNISFNYPNRSSVLKDISFTLEKGKVTALVGVSGGGKTTLCELLLKFYKPCSGKILINDSIDLAKLDGGLWRESISYAPQNSFFFSDSISANLLYGSQKGSKDRMMELTKRLELDNVITSRENGYETQINNDFITFSGGQKQRLSLVRAMIPEKPDVLILDEPTSALDYISEKAVMKLIFEFKEDTAVLIIAHRLSTIINADLILVLKDGMIVEKGRHEELLKLKGEYYNLYKHELIHKKEVENVV